CTACTTATGGCATATAGAATTATGAGAAATTCCAACCATGCAGCCATCTGTTTTGAGCACCAGGCGTGCCAACACAACTATCCCACATGCAATGATTTAAGAAATAAAATGACATCATGTTGAAGAAGTTACCGACTGCAAAAGCGTCTCTGGAAGAAATTTAAGAATATCATCAACTTCTGATGTGCCAACGTCATTCTTTTCATCTTCGAGTTCAGTGTTCTTTGTGGGAGTGTTGAATTCCAATGACCTGGATGGAATCGGACGCCTTGCTGATTTGTTCAGTGATGTGGAAGCATTATATGGACTGCATGGACTAAGGCGACATCTCTTTGGTGATTGTAATTCGGGCGTTGCAGTCGTCAGCTTTAATGGAGTAGAAATGAGCTTTGCAGGAGTTCCTGTGATGCCATCTGCTGCTGTTTGAGAATCATAATCTCCTTTCTTCATGGTGATCCGTTCTTTGTGGATTTCACAAGGGCTTGATGGAGGAATTTGAACATGGGAAGAGCCAAAAGTTAATGATTTTTTACTGGTAGGCAGTTTTGAAGAGCATCTAAAGGGGGATTGATTGACAGGAATAGGGGCTTCCTTGTCAGAGAGTTGTTTGTTAGTGCATGGACTCGAGAATGAGGTAATAGGTTTCAGAGGATCTGCTGAATGTTCTAGTTGGGTCTTTTCTGATTTGGGGATTGGAATTTTCTGCGAAAATCGCCTCTTAAAAGATTGGGACATATGAGAAGGTCGCTGTGGAAGAGTTTCAAATGACGGTGGAGGTAATTGGGGCCCACCAGGTGCAGTAGCATTTGGAAGCATGCTTGGTTTGGTTTTATTGAATGGCTCTGGCAGTGTTTCCTGTGGAACTTCATCACCCTGGTTTGCAAGAGAAAAGCAAGTGTTAAAAATAGACATCCTCTAATGGCAATAACAAGTTAATACCACAAAAGAAATGGAAACAAATCCAATTGAAATGGTTGTAAATCTCATTTTCATCATGAGTGGGAAGCCTATCAGCCAGGCCCAAAACATGTAGGACCATATGGGAGTACCCGTATTGGCCAAATTGTTTTGACCCCAGAAAAGCTTATAAAATAttggaaaaatggaaaaaatagaAAACATCAGAATCTGTCATATTTATATGTTCTGAATATGCACTCAATGGTGCATCATACCATTGTTTGATAAGAATGCCTGTCTGTTGGCTTGACCTGTtaaaagtcaaccaaataggTCCTAATTGtgcacaaatcaagcatgatttgatgGATTGGGACCGATTATattgaaataaaacaaaaaagatCATAAATGAAAAAAAGCAATGGTTTaccccttcttccaatatttccaAGATGTTTCGATTCGTTTCAC
This DNA window, taken from Magnolia sinica isolate HGM2019 chromosome 14, MsV1, whole genome shotgun sequence, encodes the following:
- the LOC131226205 gene encoding CDT1-like protein a, chloroplastic isoform X2, whose protein sequence is MARIFPSGRYEMLGEFFDCLESSIRLVRLKRSMSTFANICPKIESLTDRRFSHCHLAQLKYILPEVISIKKILVHDERTLCMKPELQITLQLDAFENGGNRKSGSGYAFLRKMFRARLLDFCNAHPEGDEVPQETLPEPFNKTKPSMLPNATAPGGPQLPPPSFETLPQRPSHMSQSFKRRFSQKIPIPKSEKTQLEHSADPLKPITSFSSPCTNKQLSDKEAPIPVNQSPFRCSSKLPTSKKSLTFGSSHVQIPPSSPCEIHKERITMKKGDYDSQTAADGITGTPAKLISTPLKLTTATPELQSPKRCRLSPCSPYNASTSLNKSARRPIPSRSLEFNTPTKNTELEDEKNDVGTSEVDDILKFLPETLLQSLREKERKAMEEKNAGVPEAKRRQQMIACLPKLFDMIHLIFQSMRRSVLTKQELMHKIITNNCDIVDRREVEEQLKLLQELVPDWISGKMSSSGDFLFCVNKISSPESIHARLAEAE